In Musa acuminata AAA Group cultivar baxijiao chromosome BXJ3-9, Cavendish_Baxijiao_AAA, whole genome shotgun sequence, a single genomic region encodes these proteins:
- the LOC135649235 gene encoding L-type lectin-domain containing receptor kinase SIT2-like, whose product MSTGLLRASVCLLLLLFLHQKLAACADGADSFTYSGFRGANLTLDGVAAISSGGLLVVTDNTIQSKGHAFYRTPLRFKESPNGTVFSFSTTFVFAFISEPADLNGDGMAFLVSPTKDFSRALGNQYLGLFNLSSVGNSTNHVLAIELDTTRNPEFQDIDNNHVGIDINNLKSDESHTAGYYLNDTGSFQNLSLRSGQTMQVWVDYDSHEMLLNVTLAPIAMAKPRRRLLSAVVNLSSVLLETMYVGFSASNGPFLTSHYVLGWSFKMNGVAQALDSSLLPSVPRAKSNHKLKVLRIGLPLASSTLVLIIVGTVVFILRRRGRYSELLEDWELEYGPHRFSYKDLFRAAKGFRDTELLGMGAFGRVYKGVLPSSGSEVAIKRVSHGSRQGMREFIAEIVSLGRLRHRNLVQLLGYCRRQGELLLVYDYMPNGSLERFLHDQAKPALDWATRFRIIKGVASGLLYLHEDWEQVVIHRDIKASNVLLDNELNGRLGDFGLARLYDHGSDPQTTHVVGTMGYLAPELARTGKATTITDVFAFGAFLLEVACGRRPVDPTAHEEQLVLQDWVVEKWRKGSILETRDPTLGEEYAVEEVELVLKLGLLCSHPLPTKRPSMRQVVRYLEGHAPLPELSPANLSFSLLALLRKEGFDDQIMSCPSSSDFSGALGSQFLGVFNQSNNGNSSDHILGIELDTIYDPEFQDIDDNHVGIDINSLTSNSSHTAGYYADDSGLFKALSLRNGEALQVWIDYDAQEMMLNVTLASIQMAKPQKPLLSAIIDLSSVLTGPMYVGFSSSTGSLLTSHYILGWSFNMNGAAQVLNYSLLPSLPRVRPKRGSKALTISLPLASAGLVLIVAGVVAFIVRWRIKYAEVLEDWELQYGPHRYSYKDLYEATKGFEDEDLLGIGGFGNVYKGVLQTSKSEIAVKRVSHESRQGMREFVAEIVSIGRLRHRNLVQLLGYCRRKGELLLVYEYMPNGSLDKFLYGQDKPTLDWATRFRIIKGVASGLLYLHEDWEQVVIHRDIKASNVLLDHELNGRLGDFGLARLYDHGTVPLTTRVVGTMGYLAPELVRTGKAATITDVFAFGIFLLEVACGRRPVDPTADEEKLILSDWVLKNWQKGSILETTDPRLGEAYAVEEVELVLKLGLLCSHPQPTERPSMRQVVRYLEGHAPLPELSPTYLSFGDFVQRRNDGVDGRIMSNTVPVATTSVLSGGR is encoded by the exons ATGTCAACGGGACTTCTCAGGGCCTCCGtctgccttctcctcctcctcttcctccaccaaaaGCTTGCCGCCTGTGCAGACGGAGCAGATAGCTTCACCTACAGTGGGTTCAGAGGAGCCAATCTTACCCTCGATGGGGTGGCAGCGATCTCATCCGGCGGTCTTCTCGTGGTCACCGACAACACAATCCAGTCGAAGGGCCACGCCTTCTACCGAACCCCACTTCGATTCAAAGAGTCTCCTAATGGTACcgtcttctccttctccaccacttttGTCTTTGCCTTCATCTCAGAACCCGCGGACCTTAACGGGGATGGGATGGCCTTCTTAGTCTCCCCCACGAAGGACTTCTCCCGAGCCTTAGGTAATCAGTATTTAGGCCTCTTCAATCTAAGCAGCGTCGGTAATTCGACCAACCATGTCCTTGCGATCGAGCTTGACACAACCCGTAACCCCGAATTCCAAGATATTGATAATAACCATGTCGGCATCGATATCAACAACTTGAAATCTGATGAGTCCCACACTGCTGGTTATTATCTGAATGACACTGGTTCGTTCCAAAATCTAAGTCTCAGGAGCGGCCAAACCATGCAAGTTTGGGTAGACTATGATAGCCATGAGATGCTACTTAACGTGACCTTAGCTCCAATCGCAATGGCCAAACCCCGTAGACGTCTCTTATCGGCGGTCGTCAATCTTTCAAGCGTGTTGTTGGAAACTATGTATGTTGGATTCTCCGCCTCCAATGGTCCTTTCCTAACATCTCATTACGTCCTTGGTTGGAGCTTTAAGATGAATGGCGTAGCCCAAGCTCTCGACTCCTCTCTGCTGCCTTCTGTTCCTCGTGCGAAATCAAATCACAAGTTAAAGGTTTTGCGCATCGGGCTGCCTTTGGCGTCATCTACGCTTGTTTTAATCATCGTAGGGACTGTCGTGTTCATCCTGAGACGGAGGGGCAGGTATTCAGAGCTCCTGGAAGACTGGGAGCTTGAGTACGGGCCTCATCGGTTCTCCTACAAGGATTTGTTCAGGGCTGCCAAGGGTTTCAGGGACACGGAGCTTCTCGGAATGGGCGCGTTCGGGAGAGTGTACAAGGGTGTGCTACCGTCTTCTGGATCGGAGGTTGCAATTAAAAGAGTGTCCCATGGATCAAGACAGGGTATGAGAGAGTTCATTGCGGAGATCGTCAGCCTCGGTCGCCTCCGCCACCGAAACCTCGTCCAATTGCTGGGCTATTGCCGACGCCAAGGAGAGCTTCTGTTGGTGTATGATTATATGCCCAATGGCAGCCTCGAAAGGTTCCTACATGATCAAGCTAAGCCTGCTCTGGATTGGGCGACCCGGTTTCGGATCATCAAAGGCGTGGCTTCAGGTCTATTATATCTTCACGAAGACTGGGAGCAAGTCGTCATCCACAGAGACATTAAGGCGAGTAATGTGTTGCTCGATAATGAATTGAATGGAAGGTTGGGCGACTTTGGCCTAGCAAGGTTGTACGATCATGGATCGGATCCACAGACCACTCATGTCGTGGGAACCATGGGTTATCTTGCTCCCGAGCTTGCTCGAACCGGCAAGGCGACCACCATCACCGACGTGTTTGCGTTCGGGGCATTCCTTCTGGAGGTTGCTTGCGGCAGGAGGCCGGTGGACCCGACGGCGCACGAGGAGCAGCTGGTTCTACAGGATTGGGTGGTGGAGAAATGGCGGAAGGGATCGATACTGGAGACGAGGGATCCGACGCTGGGAGAAGAGTACGCGGTGGAGGAGGTGGAGCTGGTTCTGAAGCTTGGACTGCTGTGCTCGCATCCGCTGCCCACAAAGCGACCCAGCATGCGCCAAGTCGTGCGGTACTTGGAAGGCCATGCGCCGCTCCCGGAGCTGTCGCCCGCGAACCTGAGCTTCAGCCTTCTCGCGCTGCTTCGCAAGGAAGGTTTCGATGACCAAATCATGTCGTGTCCTTCCTCCTCG GACTTCTCCGGAGCCTTAGGAAGTCAGTTCTTAGGCGTCTTCAACCAGAGCAACAATGGGAACTCGAGCGATCATATTCTTGGCATCGAGCTTGACACAATCTATGACCCTGAATTTCAGGATATTGATGACAATCATGTCGGAATCGACATTAACAGCCTGACATCTAACTCTTCCCACACCGCTGGTTATTATGCTGATGACTCTGGTTTGTTCAAAGCTTTAAGCCTTAGAAATGGTGAAGCCCTGCAAGTTTGGATAGATTACGACGCCCAAGAGATGATGCTTAATGTTACCTTAGCTTCAATCCAAATGGCCAAACCCCAAAAACCTCTTTTATCCGCGATCATCGATCTATCAAGCGTGCTGACAGGTCCCATGTATGTTGGCTTCTCCTCATCCACTGGTTCTCTCCTGACGTCTCATTACATTCTGGGTTGGAGCTTTAACATGAATGGAGCAGCTCAAGTTCTCAACTATTCCCTACTGCCCTCTCTCCCTCGTGTGAGACCCAAGCGAGGATCAAAGGCGTTGACCATTTCACTGCCTCTAGCATCAGCTGGACTAGTTCTAATCGTCGCAGGAGTCGTGGCTTTCATCGTAAGATGGAGGATCAAGTACGCAGAGGTCCTCGAGGACTGGGAGCTTCAGTACGGCCCTCATCGGTACTCCTACAAAGACTTGTACGAAGCTACCAAGGGTTTCGAGGACGAAGATTTGCTCGGAATAGGCGGATTCGGAAACGTCTACAAGGGGGTGCTACAGACTTCTAAATCGGAGATTGCGGTGAAGAGAGTATCTCATGAATCAAGACAGGGCATGAGGGAGTTTGTCGCTGAGATAGTTAGCATCGGTCGCCTCCGCCACCGCAACCTTGTTCAGTTGTTGGGCTATTGCCGACGCAAAGGTGAGCTCCTGTTGGTGTATGAATACATGCCCAATGGCAGCCTGGACAAGTTTCTGTATGGCCAAGACAAGCCTACTCTGGATTGGGCGACACGGTTCCGGATCATCAAAGGCGTGGCATCAGGGCTTCTGTATCTACACGAAGATTGGGAGCAAGTCGTCATCCACAGAGACATCAAGGCGAGCAATGTGCTGCTCGACCATGAACTGAATGGAAGGTTGGGTGACTTCGGCCTAGCAAGATTATACGATCATGGGACTGTTCCCCTGACCACCCGTGTCGTGGGAACCATGGGTTATCTTGCTCCCGAGCTTGTTCGAACCGGCAAGGCGGCAACCATCACCGACGTGTTTGCATTCGGAATCTTCCTCTTGGAGGTTGCTTGCGGAAGGAGGCCCGTGGACCCGACGGCGGACGAGGAGAAGCTTATTCTGTCGGACTGGGTGTTGAAGAATTGGCAGAAGGGATCGATACTGGAGACGACGGATCCAAGGCTCGGAGAAGCGTACGCGGTGGAGGAGGTGGAGCTGGTGTTGAAGCTTGGACTGTTGTGCTCGCATCCACAGCCCACGGAAAGGCCGAGCATGCGCCAAGTGGTGCGCTACTTGGAGGGCCATGCACCGCTTCCCGAGCTGTCGCCCACGTACCTCAGCTTCGGCGATTTTGTGCAGCGTCGCAACGACGGTGTCGATGGCCGTATCATGTCGAATACTGTGCCGGTGGCTACTACATCGGTTCTCTCCGGAGGTCGTTGA
- the LOC103997503 gene encoding L-type lectin-domain containing receptor kinase SIT2-like, translating to MSAMFLKTLLFLFLLHRAVADSCGGNDGFTFNGFRCHNIAPDGIASITSDGLLVVTNNTIQSMGHAFYRTPLRFRDSPNGTVFSFSTTFVFAFISELADLGGDGMTFLVSPTKDFSGALGNQYLGLFNSSSRGNSTNHVLAIELDTIGNPEFQDIDDNHVGININDMKSNESRTAGYYLNDTGSIENLSLSSGQTMQVWVDYDSHEMLLNVTLASIPMAKPHRPLLSAVVNLSSVLLETMYVGFSSSTGPWLTSHYVLGWSFKMNGVAQALDFSLLPSLPRAKSNHKLKVLLIGLPLASAGLAVIIVSIVRWRIKHAEVLEDWELEYGPHRFSYRDLFVATKGFKDKELLGIGGFGKVYKGALQTSKSEIAVKRVSHESSQGMREFIAEIVSLGRLRHRNLVQLLGYCRRKGELLLVYDYMPNGSLDKFLYGQDKPTLDWATRFRIIKGVASGLLYLHEDWEQVVIHRDIKASNVLLDHELNGRLGDFGLARLYDHGTDPHTTRIVGTMGYLAPELVRTGKATTITDVFAFGVFLLEVACGRRPVDSVASGEELILLDWVVENWRQGSILATRDPRLGQEYVVEEMELVLKLGFLCTHPLPAGRPSMRQVVEYLEGEAALSELSPTYLSFSVLAMLNNEGFDDYIMSYPSSGDLSGALGSQFLGVFNQSNNGNSSDHILGIELDTIYDPEFQDIDDNHVGIDINSLTSNSSHTAGYYADDSGLFKALSLRNGEALQVWIDYDAQEMMLNVTLASIQMAKPQKPLLSAIIDLSSVLTDPMYVGFSSSTGSLLTSHYILGWSFKMNGVAQALDYSLLPSLPRVRPKRGSKALTISLPLASAGLVLIVVGVVAFIVRWRIKYAEVREDWELEYGPHRFSYKDLYEATKGFKDKDLLGIGGFGKVYKGVLQASKSEIAVKRVSHESRQGMREFVAEIVSIGRLRHRNLVQLLGYCRRKGELLLVYEYMPNGSLDKFLYGQDKTTLDWATRFRIIKGVASGLLYLHEDWEQVVIHRDIKASNVLLDHELNGRLGDFGLARLYDHGTVPLTTHVVGTMGYLAPELVRTGKAATITDVFAFGIFLLEVACGRRPVDSIASGEELILLDWVVENWRQGSILATRDPKLGDEYVVEEVELVLKLGLLCSHPLPAGRPSMRQVVEYLEGEAALPELSPTYLSFSVLAMLHNEGFDDYIMSYPSSVAISGAW from the exons ATGTCAGCGATGTTTCTCAAGACTTTGCTCTTCCTGTTCCTCCTCCACCGAGCAGTTGCAGACTCTTGTGGTGGTAATGATGGGTTCACCTTCAATGGATTCCGTTGCCACAATATTGCTCCCGACGGGATCGCGTCGATCACCTCCGACGGGCTTCTCGTGGTCACCAACAATACAATCCAGTCGATGGGCCACGCCTTCTACCGAACCCCACTTCGCTTCAGAGATTCTCCTAATGGTACcgtcttctccttctccaccacttttGTGTTTGCCTTCATCTCAGAACTCGCGGATCTTGGCGGGGATGGGATGACCTTCTTAGTTTCCCCCACCAAGGACTTCTCCGGAGCCTTAGGTAATCAGTATTTAGGCCTCTTCAATTCAAGCAGCCGCGGTAACTCGACCAACCATGTCCTTGCGATCGAGCTTGACACAATCGGTAACCCCGAATTCCAAGATATCGATGATAACCATGTCGGGATCAATATCAACGACATGAAATCTAATGAGTCCCGCACTGCTGGTTATTATCTGAATGACACTGGTTCGATCGAAAATCTAAGCCTCAGTAGCGGCCAAACCATGCAAGTTTGGGTAGACTATGATAGCCATGAGATGCTACTTAACGTGACCTTAGCTTCAATCCCAATGGCCAAACCCCATAGACCTCTCTTATCTGCGGTCGTCAATCTTTCAAGCGTGTTGTTGGAAACGATGTATGTTGGATTTTCCTCCTCCACTGGTCCTTGGCTAACATCTCATTACGTCCTTGGTTGGAGTTTTAAGATGAATGGCGTAGCCCAAGCTCTCGACTTCTCCCTGCTGCCTTCTCTTCCTCGTGCGAAATCAAATCACAAGTTAAAGGTTTTGCTCATCGGGCTGCCCCTGGCGTCGGCTGGACTTGCTGTGATCATCGTGTCCATAGTGAGGTGGAGGATCAAGCATGCAGAAGTGCTCGAGGATTGGGAGCTTGAGTATGGGCCTCATCGGTTCTCCTACAGAGATCTGTTCGTCGCTACAAAGGGTTTTAAAGATAAGGAGCTGCTCGGAATAGGCGGATTCGGAAAGGTCTACAAGGGGGCCCTACAGACTTCTAAATCAGAGATTGCGGTGAAGAGAGTGTCTCATGAATCAAGTCAGGGCATGAGGGAGTTCATAGCAGAGATCGTCAGCCTCGGCCGCCTCCGCCACCGCAACCTTGTTCAGTTGTTGGGCTATTGCCGGCGCAAAGGGGAGCTGCTGTTGGTGTATGATTACATGCCCAATGGCAGCCTGGACAAGTTTCTGTATGGCCAAGACAAGCCTACTCTGGATTGGGCGACGCGCTTCCGGATCATCAAAGGCGTGGCATCAGGGCTTCTGTATCTACATGAGGACTGGGAGCAAGTCGTCATCCACAGAGACATCAAGGCGAGCAACGTGCTGCTCGACCATGAACTGAACGGAAGGTTGGGTGACTTTGGCCTGGCAAGGTTATATGATCATGGAACCGATCCACACACCACCCGCATCGTCGGAACCATGGGTTATCTTGCTCCCGAGCTTGTTCGAACAGGCAAGGCGACCACCATCACCGACGTGTTTGCGTTCGGGGTCTTCCTCTTGGAGGTTGCTTGCGGGAGGCGGCCGGTGGACTCGGTCGCGTCCGGGGAGGAGCTGATTTTGTTGGATTGGGTGGTGGAGAATTGGCGGCAGGGATCGATACTTGCGACGAGGGATCCGAGGCTGGGACAAGAGTACGTGGTGGAGGAGATGGAGCTGGTTCTGAAGCTTGGATTTCTGTGCACCCATCCTTTGCCGGCAGGCAGGCCGAGCATGCGGCAAGTGGTGGAGTATTTGGAGGGGGAGGCAGCACTTTCGGAATTGTCGCCCACCTACCTCAGTTTCAGCGTTCTGGCGATGCTTAACAATGAAGGCTTCGATGATTACATCATGTCGTATCCTTCGTCGGGA GACTTGTCCGGTGCCTTAGGAAGTCAGTTCTTAGGCGTCTTCAACCAGAGCAACAATGGGAACTCGAGCGATCATATTCTTGGCATCGAGCTTGACACAATCTATGACCCTGAATTTCAGGATATTGATGACAATCATGTCGGAATCGACATTAACAGCCTGACATCTAACTCTTCCCACACCGCTGGTTATTATGCTGATGACTCTGGTTTGTTCAAAGCTTTAAGCCTTAGAAATGGTGAAGCCCTGCAAGTTTGGATAGATTACGACGCCCAAGAGATGATGCTTAATGTTACCCTAGCTTCAATCCAAATGGCCAAACCCCAAAAACCTCTCTTATCCGCGATCATCGATCTATCAAGCGTGCTAACAGATCCCATGTATGTTGGCTTCTCCTCATCCACTGGTTCTCTCTTGACGTCTCATTACATTCTGGGTTGGAGCTTTAAGATGAATGGAGTAGCTCAAGCTCTCGACTATTCCCTACTACCCTCGCTCCCTCGTGTGAGACCCAAGCGAGGATCAAAGGCGTTGACCATTTCACTGCCTCTAGCATCAGCTGGACTAGTTCTAATCGTCGTAGGAGTCGTGGCTTTCATCGTAAGATGGAGGATCAAGTACGCAGAGGTCCGCGAGGACTGGGAGCTTGAGTACGGCCCTCATCGGTTCTCCTACAAAGACTTGTACGAAGCTACCAAGGGTTTCAAGGACAAAGATTTGCTCGGAATAGGCGGATTCGGAAAGGTCTACAAGGGGGTGCTACAGGCTTCTAAATCGGAGATTGCGGTGAAGAGAGTATCTCATGAATCAAGACAGGGCATGAGGGAGTTTGTCGCTGAGATAGTTAGCATCGGTCGCCTCCGCCACCGCAACCTTGTTCAGTTGTTGGGCTATTGCCGACGCAAAGGTGAGCTCCTGTTGGTGTATGAATACATGCCCAATGGCAGCCTGGACAAGTTTCTGTATGGCCAAGACAAGACAACTCTGGATTGGGCGACGCGGTTCCGGATCATCAAAGGCGTGGCATCAGGGCTTCTGTATCTACACGAAGATTGGGAGCAAGTCGTCATCCACAGAGACATCAAGGCGAGCAATGTGCTGCTCGACCATGAATTGAATGGAAGGTTGGGTGACTTCGGCCTAGCAAGACTATACGATCATGGGACTGTTCCCCTGACCACCCATGTCGTGGGAACCATGGGTTATCTTGCTCCCGAGCTTGTTCGAACCGGCAAGGCGGCCACCATCACCGACGTGTTTGCATTCGGAATCTTCCTCTTGGAGGTTGCTTGTGGAAGGCGGCCGGTGGACTCGATCGCGTCCGGGGAGGAGCTGATTTTGTTGGATTGGGTGGTGGAGAATTGGCGGCAGGGATCGATACTTGCGACGAGAGATCCGAAGCTGGGAGATGAGTACGTGGTGGAGGAGGTGGAGTTGGTTTTGAAGCTTGGATTGCTGTGCTCGCATCCGCTGCCGGCAGGCAGGCCGAGCATGCGACAAGTGGTGGAGTACTTGGAGGGCGAAGCAGCACTTCCGGAACTGTCACCGACGTACCTCAGCTTCAGCGTTCTGGCGATGCTTCACAATGAAGGCTTCGATGATTACATCATGTCGTATCCTTCGTCGGTGGCCATTTCTGGAGCTTGGTAA